A region of Dermochelys coriacea isolate rDerCor1 chromosome 1, rDerCor1.pri.v4, whole genome shotgun sequence DNA encodes the following proteins:
- the LPAR5 gene encoding lysophosphatidic acid receptor 5: MSNASTSQSLDQCKDYSSNHQLHLVGYSLIFVAGLMLNAMALWVFLHYLHLKSVVSIYMFNLAVSDLLFTLSLPLRLYYYSNQHWPSGNFLCQVSGSLFQINMYGSCLFLMCINLDRYVAIVHPLRWRHLRRPKLAWLLCLVVWVLILVGSVPAAGVHLSSSCIKGNQTIVLCFESFSNDLWQKSIFPLVILAEILGFLLPLTSVTYCSIRIFQKLCQASETQSLHQQKTIRLLVINLVIFIICFVPYNTTLAVYGMIKAHVIQAEPPVQDSMRQVLIVTVLLASMNCSLDPLIYYFSTEGFRNAFKKLQHRQAWDSDKRMAKTRVTERETRSSLGVNLILPNEDLPLTPIKIFLNGPIEDSEI; this comes from the coding sequence ATGTCAAATGCCAGCACCTCTCAAAGTCTGGACCAATGCAAAGATTACAGCTCCAACCACCAGCTGCACCTGGTTGGGTACAGCCTGATCTTTGTGGCAGGTTTGATGCTCAATGCTATGGCACTCTGGGTCTTCCTGCACTACTTGCACCTCAAGTCTGTGGTGAGCATCTATATGTTCAACCTAGCAGTAAGCGACCTGCTCTTCACACTCTCGCTGCCACTACGGCTCTATTACTACTCCAACCAGCACTGGCCATCTGGCAATTTCctttgccaggtgtctggctcCCTCTTCCAGATCAACATGTATGGCAGCTGCCTCTTCCTCATGTGCATCAACCTGGACCGCTATGTTGCCATTGTCCACCCACTCCGCTGGCGCCACCTTCGGCGGCCTAAGTTGGCCTGGCTGCTCTGCCTGGTGGTGTGGGTGCTTATCCTGGTGGGCTCTGTTCCAGCTGCTGGTGTCCACCTGTCAAGTTCCTGCATCAAAGGGAACCAGACCATCGTTCTGTGTTTTGAAAGCTTCAGTAATGACCTGTGGCAGAAGAGCATCTTCCCACTGGTCATCCTGGCGGAAATCCTGGGCTTCCTCTTACCACTGACCTCTGTGACATACTGCTCAATTAGAATCTTCCAGAAGCTATGCCAAGCCAGTGAGACACAGAGCCTGCACCAGCAGAAGACTATCCGCCTGCTTGTGATCAATCTGGTAATCTTCATCATCTGCTTTGTGCCCTACAACACAACTCTGGCAGTGTATGGGATGATAAAGGCCCATGTGATTCAGGCTGAGCCACCAGTTCAGGACTCCATGCGCCAAGTGCTTATTGTCACAGTGCTGTTGGCCAGCATGAACTGCTCTCTGGACCCCCTAATTTACTACTTTAGCACCGAAGGTTTCCGGAACGCTTTCAAGAAGCTCCAGCATCGCCAGGCATGGGACTCTGACAAAAGGATGGCCAAGACTCGGGTCACAGAGAGGGAAACCCGCTCCAGTCTAGGAGTAAACCTGATCCTCCCCAATGAGGACTTGCCACTGACtcccatcaaaatatttttgaatggcCCGATCGAGGACTCTGAAATATAA